From Candidatus Acidiferrales bacterium, one genomic window encodes:
- a CDS encoding metal-sensitive transcriptional regulator produces MRKTATTSLPEVYLDPEVEKDLQDRLSRIEGHIRGVKRMLAEHASCEDLLIQLSAVRSALNQATARLLENHMETCVADCVRGGKGDKALRELKGALAQVLKNL; encoded by the coding sequence ATGCGGAAAACGGCCACGACTTCCCTGCCGGAGGTTTATCTGGATCCCGAGGTCGAAAAGGACCTCCAGGATCGTTTGAGCCGCATCGAGGGCCACATACGCGGGGTCAAGCGCATGCTGGCCGAGCACGCCAGTTGCGAAGACCTGCTCATCCAGCTTTCTGCCGTGCGCTCGGCCCTCAACCAAGCCACCGCCCGGCTGCTCGAAAACCATATGGAAACCTGCGTCGCTGACTGCGTGCGCGGAGGCAAAGGAGATAAGGCGCTGCGCGAACTGAAGGGCGCGCTGGCCCAGGTTCTCAAGAATTTGTGA